TGGCCCCGTCTACTGCGGGACGAGGCGCAACGTCAACGGGCAGCCCATAAACCCGATGGCGCGTCTCTATCCCCGGGACTTCATCAACACGGGGTTCTCGGCGATCGACGTTCTGATGACCCTCATTCGCGGACAGAAGCTGCCCATCTTCTCGGGCAATGGCCTGCCGCACAACCGTTTGGCCATCCAGATCGCCTCCCAGGCCAAGCTGGTGGGGGCCGACAACTTCGCGGTCGTGTTCGCCGGCGTCGGGATCCGGCACGACGACGCGGCGGCCTTCTCCGCCAGCCTGTCGCAGCGGGGGTCGAAGCTGGTGATGTTCCGGAACCTCGCGGACGACCCCGTCATCGAACGCATCGCGACGCCCCGCTATGCCCTGACTGCGGCGGAGTACCTGGCGTTCGACCTGGGGATGCACGTGCTGGTCATCGTCACGGACCTCACGAGCTATTGCGAGGCGCTGCGCGAGCTTTCGGTCGGCCGGGGCGAGATCCCGAGCCGCAAGGGGTACCCCGCCTATCTCTACAGCGACCTGGCCTCGCTTTACGAGCGCGCCGGGGTCCTGAAGGGAAAGGAGGGAAGCATCACGTTCCTTCCGATCCTCACCATGCCCAACGACGATATCACCAACCCCGTCCCGGACCAGACGGGGTTCATCACGGAGGGGCAGATCGTCCTGTCGCGCGCGTTGGATGCGGCGGGCGTCTATCCGCCCATCGACCCGCTCCCCAGCCTCTCGCGCCTGATGAAGGACGGCATCGGCAAGGGCTATACGCGGGAGGACCACCCCAGCCTGTCCAGCCAGCTCTTCGCCTGCTACAGCAAGGTGCAGGAGGTCAAGGCCCTGTCCGAGGTGGTCGGGCGCGACGAACTCTCCGAGGAGGACCAGGCGTACCTCGCCTTCGGGAACGCGTTTGAACGAACCTTCATCGGCCAGTCGCGGGACGAGAACCGCGACATCGGGCAGTCCCTGGAC
This portion of the uncultured Fretibacterium sp. genome encodes:
- a CDS encoding V-type ATP synthase subunit B; translated protein: MAFAEYTGMTRIKGPIVLLKGIPGVGYDEVVEVTADGGEPRMGRVVMVSEDAVMVQVFAGTEGLSPATARTRFLGHPLEISLSPDILGRTFDGLGRPLDGNGPVYCGTRRNVNGQPINPMARLYPRDFINTGFSAIDVLMTLIRGQKLPIFSGNGLPHNRLAIQIASQAKLVGADNFAVVFAGVGIRHDDAAAFSASLSQRGSKLVMFRNLADDPVIERIATPRYALTAAEYLAFDLGMHVLVIVTDLTSYCEALRELSVGRGEIPSRKGYPAYLYSDLASLYERAGVLKGKEGSITFLPILTMPNDDITNPVPDQTGFITEGQIVLSRALDAAGVYPPIDPLPSLSRLMKDGIGKGYTREDHPSLSSQLFACYSKVQEVKALSEVVGRDELSEEDQAYLAFGNAFERTFIGQSRDENRDIGQSLDRGWRLLAGLPASALTRISLEDRKKYVDPLRDKKAPPPDSV